The following nucleotide sequence is from uncultured Flavobacterium sp..
TTGAATTAATATATCTTTTATAAATAATTATTTATTGATTAATTTTTCAAGCCTTGCCATCATTTCATCTTTCTCTTTTAACATACGCTCGTATAAAGCAATTTTTTCATCATATAATTGAACAATTTTGTCAATTGGATTAAATGTACAGTGTGGGTTAACTGCATTTAATGTTGATGTATCATTACTTGTAAAAGTATTAGAAATAATATTTATTGCCTGCTCTTCATCAAAATTCTGAAAAGCTTCAACAGGAATTTTTAATACTGCAGAGATTTGTTTAAGCAGGCTGTCTTCAATTACATCTTTTTGCTCCAGCATAGAAATTTTCTTCTGATTCCAGTCATTTCCCAGATCATAAGCTAATGCTTCCTGCTTTATGTTAAGCATTTCTCTGAAACGTTTTACGTTTTTTCCCTGATGTATTTTCTGTTCCATAAATGAGATTTAATTTTCTGAGGCTCAAAGATAAAGCCATTCGGATTAAAAAGTCTGAATTTCAAAGATAAAAAAATATCCCGTAAATATTCTTTTTGTCAGATATTATATCCAAATCTGGAATGATTTATCCATTTGAAAGAATGGAACTTTGCTTTTAAATTTTAACCATGCTGGCGCGAGCGTCCCGCTCGTGAACGCAACGAGACGTTGATAAAGAGAGTGTATAAACATGGTTAAAACAAAACAAAGCTCCAGATTTCTCTGAAGCTTTGTTTTAGTAGCGGGAACAGGACTCGAACCTGTGACCTTCGGGTTATGAGCCCGACGAGCTGCCTACTGCTCTATCCCGCGATGTTTCGGGTGCAAAGATACGCAGTAAATACGGTTATACAAAGAAAATTTGTATTTATTTTTAAAAAGGCTTATTTTGGTTGTAAATAACTGATTTTTAGTTAATTGATTATTTTGAGTTAAAGCTTCAAAAGTCTTAATCTATCTGGGACTTCCGTTTTCTAAATAGCAACAGAACAAAAATCGATCATTACTTGCTATAATCTGTTACTTCTTTGATCTCTTGTTTTACTATTTTGTTAATGTCATTTTTAGCGCCTAAAAAGGTAAAAATGGAGGTTTTGTACTCGCGTGCATATTTATTTGTTATTTGGCCTGCAAAAGCAGAAG
It contains:
- a CDS encoding helix-turn-helix transcriptional regulator; translation: MEQKIHQGKNVKRFREMLNIKQEALAYDLGNDWNQKKISMLEQKDVIEDSLLKQISAVLKIPVEAFQNFDEEQAINIISNTFTSNDTSTLNAVNPHCTFNPIDKIVQLYDEKIALYERMLKEKDEMMARLEKLINK